The following coding sequences lie in one Desulfuribacillus stibiiarsenatis genomic window:
- a CDS encoding tyrosine-type recombinase/integrase, with protein sequence MADFINQLTKKQQEIFKTLSKQLPNFCEVVITTKFVIEGRLRSTLIHYMRDWHLFFEYYISNVSPNDDLLVNELTVEHMNSIQFDHLMAFEQWQLNERNVTKTTQARRRSSLKVLFQTLHKKNKILNNPTSNYDHLKLNKKGIIALAPNEQVTLLDAIESGFGLTDKQRKSRTALSISRDLALITLLLDTGMRVGEVFILDVNSIDFQNLEITVLGKGAKVRTIAFSEESKSSINAYLHHQQRPRPMSNDPYAIFLNRDGGRLTIRSMQKIVKKYAKAIGKYNITPHKLRSSAGLSLYEATGDIRVVAAQLGHEDIAVTAKKYVEASKHRLHDAIRKRGSIR encoded by the coding sequence ATGGCTGATTTTATAAATCAACTAACGAAAAAACAACAAGAAATTTTTAAAACATTATCTAAGCAACTTCCAAACTTTTGTGAGGTTGTAATAACCACTAAATTTGTCATTGAGGGTCGCTTAAGGTCTACTCTCATTCATTATATGCGCGACTGGCATTTGTTTTTTGAATACTATATTTCAAATGTCTCACCGAATGATGATTTACTTGTCAATGAACTTACTGTAGAACACATGAATAGTATTCAATTTGATCATCTAATGGCATTTGAGCAATGGCAACTGAATGAGCGCAATGTAACGAAAACTACTCAAGCACGTCGTAGATCATCATTAAAAGTATTATTTCAAACATTACATAAGAAAAACAAGATTCTGAATAATCCTACAAGTAATTATGATCATTTAAAACTAAATAAAAAAGGTATTATTGCTCTCGCTCCCAATGAACAAGTAACATTATTAGATGCGATTGAAAGTGGCTTTGGTTTAACGGATAAACAACGTAAATCCCGTACTGCATTATCAATTTCTCGTGATTTAGCATTGATTACATTATTATTAGACACTGGAATGCGTGTTGGTGAAGTATTTATACTAGATGTGAATAGTATCGATTTTCAAAACCTTGAGATTACGGTGTTAGGAAAAGGTGCGAAAGTTCGTACAATAGCCTTTTCGGAAGAATCAAAATCCTCCATTAATGCATATTTACATCACCAACAGCGTCCTAGACCAATGTCAAATGATCCTTACGCTATATTTTTAAATCGGGATGGTGGGCGGTTAACAATCCGCAGTATGCAAAAGATAGTGAAAAAGTATGCAAAAGCTATTGGAAAATACAATATAACTCCACATAAACTACGCTCATCTGCTGGTCTATCTTTATATGAAGCAACTGGGGACATTCGTGTTGTTGCGGCTCAACTAGGTCACGAAGATATTGCTGTAACAGCTAAGAAATATGTAGAAGCTTCCAAACATAGATTACATGATGCTATTCGAAAACGTGGCTCTATAAGGTGA
- a CDS encoding aminotransferase class I/II-fold pyridoxal phosphate-dependent enzyme: MSLPFDSEILKLKDSIEKKIAPVFQNIQMIVESNQYRVLEAFQKNQVSDYHFVESTGYGHNDLGREVLEQVYANAFGAEASIVRPHVVSGTHAISSVFFGILRPGDHLLYITGKPYDTLEEVVGERGSNQGSLKEFQIDYSWLPLTASNTIDYQGIKESIQPNTRMIGIQRSRGYANRPSFTIAEIKKMVEFCKAIRPDLIVFVDNCYGEFVETLEPTHVGVDIMAGSLIKNPGAGIVRSGGYIVGKEELVQKVSYRVTSPGIGRDGGAMLGTTRELFQGLFLAPNVVGQALQGVVFASAILEELGYQTDPLWNDPRTDIIQAIHLQKPDNLLAFCQAIQKASPVDSHVKPEASYMPGYADDVVMAAGAFIQGASIELSADGPMREPYTAYMQGGLTYHHVKIAILQAITNLKNLTNN; encoded by the coding sequence ATGAGTTTACCGTTTGATTCAGAAATATTAAAACTTAAGGATTCTATTGAAAAAAAAATAGCTCCTGTGTTCCAGAATATACAAATGATAGTGGAGAGTAATCAATATCGTGTATTAGAAGCCTTTCAAAAAAATCAAGTTAGTGACTATCACTTTGTAGAGTCTACAGGATATGGACATAATGATTTAGGTCGTGAGGTATTAGAGCAAGTGTATGCAAACGCATTTGGAGCAGAAGCGAGCATTGTTCGACCTCATGTGGTTTCTGGTACTCATGCCATTAGCAGTGTCTTTTTCGGCATTCTTAGACCTGGAGATCATCTACTATACATAACAGGTAAACCTTACGACACTTTGGAAGAAGTGGTAGGTGAGCGTGGTTCCAATCAAGGATCATTAAAGGAATTTCAAATTGATTATAGCTGGTTACCTTTAACAGCAAGTAATACAATAGATTATCAAGGAATTAAAGAAAGTATTCAACCGAATACACGTATGATTGGAATACAAAGATCTAGAGGTTATGCCAATCGACCGTCATTTACAATAGCAGAAATTAAGAAGATGGTGGAATTTTGTAAAGCAATTAGACCAGATCTTATAGTATTTGTTGATAATTGTTATGGTGAGTTTGTAGAGACTCTAGAGCCTACACACGTGGGTGTAGATATTATGGCTGGTTCACTGATTAAAAATCCAGGTGCAGGTATTGTACGTTCTGGTGGCTATATTGTTGGCAAAGAAGAATTAGTTCAGAAAGTCAGTTACCGTGTTACTTCCCCAGGTATAGGAAGAGATGGTGGTGCTATGCTTGGAACTACAAGAGAGTTGTTTCAAGGGTTATTTCTAGCCCCTAACGTAGTCGGACAAGCACTTCAGGGAGTTGTTTTTGCATCTGCTATTTTAGAAGAATTAGGGTATCAGACGGATCCTTTATGGAACGATCCGCGAACAGACATTATACAAGCCATTCACTTGCAAAAACCGGACAATTTATTAGCTTTTTGCCAGGCCATTCAAAAGGCATCGCCGGTGGATTCTCATGTGAAACCGGAAGCTAGTTATATGCCTGGATATGCTGATGATGTTGTTATGGCGGCGGGTGCGTTTATACAAGGGGCAAGTATTGAATTAAGTGCAGATGGTCCCATGCGAGAACCTTATACTGCTTATATGCAAGGTGGTCTAACGTATCATCATGTAAAAATTGCAATTTTACAAGCTATTACAAACTTAAAAAATTTAACGAACAATTAA
- a CDS encoding AAA family ATPase — protein sequence MRFLNHDQSIQNVNLDIPNTSIQEIYQELDQLIGLAEVKSLVREIFSFLQIQNQRKLNGLLSDALVLHMIFKGNPGTGKTTVARVFGRMFKEMNILSKGHMIEVERADLVGEYIGHTAQKTREQIKKALGGILFIDEAYSLNRGGEKDFGKEAIDTLVKGMEDYKNEFILILAGYSEEIDNFLMSNPGLPSRFPININFPDYTITELMDIAELMLEERQYKFTFKARLKLRNQLERNHQLRNQNFSNARFVRNLIEKAIRKQATRLIRENQASLLSRSELMMISDLDIETTGGTSNDRILNYREKRSW from the coding sequence ATGCGTTTCCTCAATCATGATCAATCCATACAAAATGTAAATTTAGATATACCAAATACTTCGATTCAAGAAATATATCAGGAACTGGACCAATTAATTGGATTAGCAGAAGTAAAAAGTTTAGTGAGGGAAATCTTTTCTTTTTTACAAATACAAAATCAGCGCAAATTGAATGGTCTTCTATCTGATGCGCTTGTTTTACACATGATTTTTAAAGGTAATCCAGGCACAGGAAAAACAACTGTTGCAAGGGTGTTTGGACGAATGTTTAAGGAAATGAATATCTTATCGAAAGGCCATATGATTGAAGTTGAGCGTGCTGATCTGGTTGGTGAATATATTGGTCACACAGCTCAGAAGACTAGAGAACAAATAAAAAAAGCTCTTGGTGGAATATTATTTATAGATGAAGCCTATTCTTTAAATCGTGGCGGCGAGAAGGACTTTGGGAAAGAAGCAATTGATACATTAGTAAAGGGCATGGAAGATTACAAAAACGAATTTATTCTTATTTTAGCTGGATATTCTGAGGAAATAGATAATTTTCTTATGTCAAATCCCGGGTTGCCATCTCGATTTCCTATCAATATAAATTTTCCTGACTATACAATAACTGAGCTTATGGACATCGCAGAATTAATGTTGGAGGAGCGACAATATAAGTTTACTTTTAAAGCTCGACTAAAACTACGCAACCAACTAGAAAGAAACCACCAACTTCGAAATCAGAACTTTAGTAATGCCAGATTTGTTCGTAATCTTATTGAAAAGGCTATTCGCAAGCAAGCGACACGTTTGATAAGAGAAAACCAGGCAAGTCTTTTAAGTAGAAGCGAATTAATGATGATTTCTGATCTAGATATTGAAACCACAGGAGGGACTTCTAATGATAGAATTCTTAATTACCGGGAGAAAAGAAGTTGGTAA
- the hflX gene encoding GTPase HflX — MILISTIQSIATEEKAILVGAYLSQRHQTQEQYEQSLQELEQLADTAGARVLQVFTQNRDGYDSSTLVGKGKLEEITLYVEENEIDVVIFNSELSPKQKRNIEKIVPCKVIDRTELILDIFALRARTHEGKLQVELAQLQYLLPRLTGKGTEMSRLGGGIGTRGPGETKIEVDRRKIRDQVTKISKDLEQIKKQRQIERNLRIKNNVPVIALVGYTNVGKSSLFNLLYKQLNPASAKDEVLVENKLFATLDTTVRLIELEPKISTLMVDTVGFIQDLPHNLVAAFRSTLEEVLYADVLLHVVDVSDPHHNDKIETVEKVLTDLGVTDPRIIYVYNKIDIRSNYSEDYELVVTENSVQVSVLHQNGIDQLRALILQYIFQDYSQNTLSIPYHRSDIYAAAHEIGKVLSKQEDEHGWIMAIFARKSANEGFIKKHMNSIEILERENHEFTV, encoded by the coding sequence GTGATTCTTATTTCAACCATTCAGTCCATCGCAACAGAGGAAAAGGCTATACTAGTAGGTGCTTATCTCTCACAGAGACACCAGACTCAAGAGCAATATGAACAATCTTTGCAAGAATTGGAACAACTCGCCGATACTGCAGGTGCTAGAGTACTTCAGGTTTTTACACAAAATCGGGACGGTTATGACTCTAGCACCTTAGTAGGCAAGGGCAAGCTTGAAGAAATTACGTTATACGTGGAAGAGAATGAAATTGATGTTGTCATCTTTAACAGTGAACTATCTCCTAAGCAAAAAAGAAATATTGAAAAGATTGTGCCGTGTAAAGTAATAGATCGCACGGAACTAATACTAGATATTTTTGCATTGCGTGCACGTACTCATGAGGGAAAATTGCAAGTAGAATTAGCGCAATTACAATATCTATTGCCACGTCTTACTGGAAAAGGAACTGAAATGTCCCGTCTAGGTGGAGGGATAGGAACTAGAGGACCTGGTGAAACGAAGATTGAGGTTGATCGTAGAAAAATTCGAGATCAAGTGACCAAAATTTCTAAAGATCTTGAACAAATAAAAAAACAACGCCAAATTGAACGTAACCTTAGGATAAAAAACAATGTTCCTGTTATAGCATTAGTGGGATATACGAATGTAGGAAAAAGTTCTTTATTCAACCTATTGTATAAGCAATTGAATCCAGCGTCTGCAAAAGACGAGGTATTAGTAGAAAATAAGCTGTTTGCTACATTAGATACAACTGTAAGACTTATCGAATTAGAGCCTAAAATTTCCACACTTATGGTTGACACAGTTGGTTTTATTCAGGATTTACCGCACAATCTAGTAGCAGCGTTTCGTTCTACTTTGGAAGAGGTATTATATGCTGACGTACTACTTCATGTAGTAGATGTAAGTGATCCTCACCATAATGATAAAATTGAAACTGTGGAGAAGGTCTTAACAGATTTAGGAGTCACAGATCCAAGAATTATTTATGTATATAATAAAATTGATATCAGGTCTAACTACAGTGAAGATTATGAACTTGTAGTAACTGAAAACAGTGTACAGGTCTCAGTTTTGCATCAAAATGGTATTGATCAATTGCGAGCGCTAATATTACAATACATATTCCAAGACTATAGCCAAAACACACTATCTATTCCATATCATCGCTCTGATATATATGCTGCTGCTCATGAGATAGGCAAAGTATTATCGAAGCAGGAAGATGAACATGGTTGGATAATGGCTATATTCGCTAGAAAGAGCGCAAATGAAGGATTTATAAAGAAACACATGAACAGTATTGAGATTCTGGAGCGTGAAAATCATGAGTTTACCGTTTGA
- a CDS encoding MerR family transcriptional regulator: MDNNDRRKQPLFPIGIVKKLTSLSARQIRYYEEHKLIQPMRTEGNQRLFSFEDVDRLLEIKSLIDQGVNIAGIKTVLGTIDEEPIPTAPEKTEPKVDLTDKELHDLLQAHISEQIARPSIGNPLIQGQLARFYRK, encoded by the coding sequence ATGGATAATAACGATAGACGTAAACAACCACTTTTCCCAATAGGGATTGTTAAAAAATTAACAAGCCTTTCTGCTAGGCAAATTCGTTACTACGAAGAGCATAAATTAATACAGCCAATGCGTACAGAAGGGAATCAGAGACTATTTTCTTTTGAAGATGTAGATCGACTATTAGAGATTAAATCTTTAATTGATCAAGGAGTTAATATCGCTGGTATTAAGACTGTTTTAGGCACGATTGATGAAGAGCCAATTCCTACGGCTCCTGAGAAGACAGAACCTAAAGTAGATCTTACAGATAAAGAACTTCACGATTTATTACAAGCTCATATTTCTGAACAAATCGCTAGACCTAGTATAGGGAATCCATTAATTCAGGGTCAGTTAGCTAGGTTCTATCGAAAGTAG
- a CDS encoding CooT family nickel-binding protein, with product MLKVAIIDGQGGGIGKVLTEHIRKALGEEVYLVALGTNALASSVMLKAGANEGASGENAIARGIAHVDVVIGPIGIVIPHSFLGEITPSIASIIACSKPYKILIPLTRGNYSLVGLNNEPLPHLVKESIEILYQYIDNIKSKEGSGMCEANAYIIKDGKEELLLERVDKIVPHEDGIFLKNIFGEQKIVKASIKEMALVNHKIILEPIS from the coding sequence CATTGATGGACAAGGTGGAGGAATCGGAAAGGTATTAACTGAGCACATTCGAAAAGCACTAGGTGAAGAGGTATATCTAGTGGCCCTAGGTACGAATGCATTGGCTTCTTCTGTTATGTTAAAAGCGGGGGCAAATGAAGGTGCTTCTGGAGAAAATGCAATTGCTCGTGGAATTGCCCATGTGGATGTTGTCATTGGACCAATAGGGATTGTAATCCCACATTCATTTCTAGGTGAGATTACTCCAAGTATTGCGAGCATAATAGCTTGTTCTAAACCATACAAGATTTTAATTCCGTTAACGAGAGGAAATTACTCGTTGGTAGGATTAAATAATGAACCACTTCCACATTTAGTAAAAGAATCTATCGAGATTTTGTATCAATATATTGATAATATTAAGAGTAAGGAGGGGTCTGGCATGTGCGAAGCAAATGCTTATATTATTAAAGATGGCAAAGAAGAGTTGCTGCTAGAACGAGTGGATAAAATAGTTCCCCACGAAGATGGGATCTTCTTAAAAAATATTTTTGGAGAACAGAAGATCGTTAAAGCTTCTATTAAAGAAATGGCTCTCGTCAATCACAAGATTATTCTAGAACCAATATCTTAA
- a CDS encoding GTPase: MIEFLITGRKEVGKTLFMLQFSEYIAKENGYDCLYQSSKGVQLRKISDIGNAIKIYNEDIGKNNLPKSITMSTHSKDKLLKFTDTYGLIDGIQYNSIDRQNIKTSLQAIMECDNLIHIIDHNNLDKKSLDPIDLELYNIGKQKRFYMMLINKTDLEKTMLKFQDYKKKTKLPIHPISSIYKEGFFHVFQQIKTVMQQPLLGR; the protein is encoded by the coding sequence ATGATAGAATTCTTAATTACCGGGAGAAAAGAAGTTGGTAAGACACTTTTTATGTTGCAGTTTTCAGAGTATATTGCTAAAGAAAACGGATATGATTGTTTATATCAATCCTCAAAAGGCGTTCAATTACGAAAAATATCGGACATAGGTAATGCAATTAAAATTTACAATGAGGATATCGGAAAGAACAATCTTCCTAAGAGTATAACAATGTCTACTCACTCTAAAGATAAATTATTAAAATTCACTGATACGTATGGTTTAATTGATGGAATACAGTATAATAGCATAGATAGACAAAATATTAAAACCTCCCTTCAAGCTATCATGGAATGTGATAATTTAATCCATATTATTGATCATAATAACCTTGATAAAAAGAGTTTAGACCCTATTGATTTAGAGCTATACAATATAGGTAAGCAAAAGCGATTTTATATGATGTTAATAAACAAGACAGATTTAGAAAAAACAATGCTTAAATTTCAAGACTATAAGAAAAAAACTAAATTACCAATTCACCCTATTTCATCAATATATAAAGAAGGTTTTTTCCATGTATTTCAGCAAATTAAAACAGTCATGCAACAACCATTGTTAGGTAGGTGA
- the lexA gene encoding transcriptional repressor LexA, whose product MKPISKRQTNILNFIKAEVQKKGYPPSVREIGEAVGLASSSTVHGHLSTLEELGYIRRDPTKPRAIEILDGTGKEDFSLDHTYIPVIGKVTAGLPITATENIENYLPLSNSLVRDDNVFILSVSGDSMIEAGILDGDYAIIRQQMSVENGEIAVVMTEDDEATVKRIYKEKGRFRIQPENSTMEATYYDRVSILGKVIGIYREF is encoded by the coding sequence ATGAAACCAATAAGTAAACGTCAGACTAATATATTAAATTTTATAAAAGCAGAAGTTCAAAAAAAAGGATATCCCCCTTCTGTTCGTGAGATTGGTGAAGCTGTAGGGCTTGCTTCAAGTTCAACAGTCCATGGTCATCTTTCAACTCTTGAGGAGTTGGGATATATTAGAAGGGATCCAACAAAACCAAGGGCCATTGAAATTTTAGATGGGACTGGTAAAGAGGATTTCTCCTTAGATCATACATATATACCTGTCATTGGTAAGGTTACTGCTGGCCTGCCAATTACGGCTACCGAAAACATTGAGAATTATTTGCCATTATCGAACTCCCTTGTACGGGACGATAATGTTTTTATATTAAGTGTTAGTGGTGACAGTATGATAGAAGCTGGGATATTAGATGGAGATTATGCTATTATTCGTCAACAAATGAGTGTAGAAAACGGGGAAATTGCAGTTGTTATGACAGAAGATGATGAAGCTACAGTTAAGCGTATCTATAAAGAAAAAGGAAGATTCCGTATTCAACCAGAGAATTCAACTATGGAAGCAACGTATTATGATCGTGTATCCATCTTAGGAAAAGTAATTGGTATATATCGAGAATTTTAA
- the glnA gene encoding type I glutamate--ammonia ligase: protein MSRYTKEDIMKLAKENDVSFIRLQFTDLMGIIKNVEIPISQLDKALDNKMMFDGSSIEGFVRIEESDMYLYPDLDTWVIFPWFANKGKVARLVCDIYMPDGTPFLGDPRGILKRAMQEAKEMGYTSFNVGPEPEFFLLKLDENGKPTNVMNDEGGYFDWAPVDLGENCRRDIVLTLESLGFEIEASHHEVAPGQHEIDFKYADAITAADNIQTFKLIVKTVAKEHGLHATFMPKPFYGINGSGMHCHQSLFKGNENAFYDESDVLGLSVTAKQYIAGILKHARGMTAITNPTINSYKRLVPGYEAPCYIAWSAKNRSPLIRVPAARGMSTRIEARFPDPATNPYLALAVMLKAGLDGIKNKLEAPRPTDRNIYVMNDLELKEAGIDSLPGSLEEAIKELAKNQVMKDVLGEHAYSHFISSKQIEWDIFRTQVHEWEREQYMAQF from the coding sequence ATGAGTCGTTATACAAAAGAAGATATTATGAAATTAGCAAAAGAGAATGATGTATCTTTTATTCGTTTACAGTTTACTGATTTAATGGGTATTATTAAAAATGTAGAAATTCCTATTAGTCAATTAGACAAAGCACTAGATAACAAAATGATGTTTGATGGTTCTTCGATTGAAGGATTCGTAAGAATTGAAGAATCTGATATGTATTTATATCCGGATTTAGATACTTGGGTTATTTTTCCATGGTTTGCCAACAAAGGAAAAGTAGCTAGACTTGTATGTGATATCTATATGCCTGATGGTACTCCTTTCCTTGGGGATCCTCGTGGGATATTAAAGAGAGCTATGCAGGAAGCTAAGGAAATGGGATATACATCTTTTAATGTAGGACCTGAGCCTGAGTTTTTCCTATTAAAGCTTGATGAAAATGGTAAGCCAACGAATGTTATGAATGATGAGGGTGGATATTTCGACTGGGCTCCTGTAGATTTAGGGGAGAATTGCCGTAGAGATATTGTATTAACACTTGAATCATTAGGCTTTGAAATTGAAGCATCGCATCATGAAGTGGCACCTGGACAGCATGAAATAGATTTTAAATATGCAGATGCAATTACTGCAGCTGATAATATCCAAACATTTAAATTAATTGTAAAGACAGTAGCTAAGGAGCATGGTTTGCATGCAACATTTATGCCAAAGCCTTTCTATGGTATTAATGGATCTGGAATGCATTGTCATCAATCATTATTCAAAGGCAATGAAAATGCATTTTATGACGAGAGTGATGTACTAGGCTTAAGTGTTACGGCAAAGCAGTACATTGCAGGTATACTAAAGCATGCACGTGGTATGACAGCGATTACTAATCCAACGATTAACTCTTACAAACGTTTAGTTCCAGGCTACGAAGCTCCTTGCTATATTGCATGGTCTGCTAAAAATCGTAGTCCATTGATTCGTGTACCTGCGGCAAGAGGAATGAGCACGAGAATCGAAGCTCGTTTCCCAGATCCAGCTACCAATCCTTATCTAGCTTTAGCTGTTATGTTAAAAGCAGGCTTAGATGGAATTAAGAACAAACTAGAAGCTCCTAGACCGACCGATCGTAACATCTATGTTATGAACGACTTAGAGCTTAAAGAAGCTGGAATTGATTCTTTACCAGGTAGCTTAGAAGAGGCGATTAAGGAACTTGCGAAAAATCAAGTCATGAAAGATGTATTAGGCGAGCACGCATATAGCCATTTCATCAGTTCAAAACAAATTGAATGGGATATCTTCCGCACGCAAGTCCATGAGTGGGAGAGAGAGCAATATATGGCTCAGTTCTAA